Proteins encoded by one window of Actinocorallia herbida:
- a CDS encoding chaplin family protein translates to MSLKKIAGTGLLAITAFGVLGGAGQAFASNGGNDGPENNNNTGLLTGIQLIAPISIPINLCGNGIAILGIASGSCTDSGVVVKNDF, encoded by the coding sequence ATGTCGCTCAAGAAAATCGCCGGCACCGGTCTGCTCGCCATCACCGCCTTCGGCGTGCTCGGCGGCGCCGGCCAGGCGTTCGCCAGCAACGGCGGTAACGACGGGCCGGAGAACAACAACAACACCGGCCTCCTCACGGGCATCCAGCTGATCGCCCCGATCTCGATCCCGATCAACCTCTGCGGCAACGGCATCGCGATCCTGGGCATCGCCAGCGGCTCCTGCACCGACAGCGGCGTCGTCGTCAAGAACGACTTCTAA
- a CDS encoding PH domain-containing protein, translating to MTPYLAMAPRPAWPTVGARRLHWATAPLRALTIFVVYLVLIGLWLLIVPTDGTVTIPIVRIIVFVAVSVPVAVVAAAVGVWHWWALRYWIEGDDLVVDAGIVRSRIRRIPLSRMQGVDVVQPLVGRVLGLAEVHLELAGGTSAQITLRYLGDQEARALRAELLALAAGLPAHTPEAPERPIGRVSLGVLFASLMFKVPVLAAIALFFALVAFGIVFHELAVLAVAVPLLLGLLRGVIAPLVLYTEFAIAVAPDGMRLRYGLFETRTQTVPPGRIQAVRVVEPLMWRAFGWARVEVTVAGYGGDRQALSSTLVPVAPTYAAFALVAEVFPGVALERITLVEGESAHAAAGTSAEVFVTRRGRFCRMWDVVALARAQSVRMTATPWQRLFGRATVHVDVPPGPVHVAAVDRDMVGAREMADDAVARADRARALAVRPERWAR from the coding sequence GTGACGCCCTATCTGGCGATGGCGCCGCGCCCGGCCTGGCCGACGGTCGGGGCGCGCCGTCTGCACTGGGCGACCGCGCCGCTGCGGGCGCTCACCATCTTCGTCGTCTATCTGGTTCTCATCGGGCTGTGGCTGCTCATCGTGCCGACCGACGGGACGGTCACCATCCCGATCGTGCGCATCATCGTGTTCGTCGCGGTGTCGGTGCCCGTCGCGGTGGTCGCGGCGGCCGTCGGGGTCTGGCACTGGTGGGCGCTGCGCTACTGGATCGAAGGCGACGACCTCGTGGTGGACGCGGGCATCGTGCGCAGCCGGATCCGGCGCATCCCGCTGTCGCGGATGCAGGGCGTCGATGTGGTGCAGCCGCTCGTCGGCAGGGTGCTCGGCCTCGCCGAGGTGCATCTGGAGCTGGCGGGCGGTACCTCCGCGCAGATCACGCTGCGCTATCTCGGCGACCAGGAGGCGCGGGCGCTGCGCGCGGAACTGCTGGCGCTCGCCGCGGGCCTGCCCGCGCACACCCCTGAGGCGCCGGAGCGGCCGATCGGACGGGTGTCGCTCGGCGTGCTGTTCGCCTCGCTGATGTTCAAGGTGCCGGTGCTCGCGGCGATCGCGCTGTTCTTCGCGCTGGTGGCGTTCGGCATCGTCTTTCATGAGCTCGCGGTGCTCGCGGTGGCGGTGCCGCTCCTGCTCGGGCTGCTGCGCGGGGTCATCGCCCCGCTGGTGCTCTACACGGAGTTCGCGATCGCGGTCGCGCCCGACGGGATGCGGTTGCGCTACGGCCTGTTCGAGACCCGCACGCAGACCGTGCCGCCGGGCCGGATCCAGGCGGTGCGGGTGGTGGAGCCGCTGATGTGGCGGGCGTTCGGCTGGGCGCGGGTCGAGGTGACCGTCGCGGGCTACGGCGGGGATCGGCAGGCGCTGTCGTCGACCCTGGTGCCGGTCGCGCCGACTTACGCGGCGTTCGCTCTCGTGGCGGAGGTGTTCCCGGGGGTCGCGCTGGAGCGCATCACCTTGGTGGAGGGGGAGTCGGCGCACGCGGCGGCGGGCACGTCGGCCGAGGTGTTCGTGACGCGCCGGGGCAGGTTCTGCCGGATGTGGGACGTCGTCGCGCTGGCGCGCGCGCAGTCCGTCCGGATGACGGCGACGCCGTGGCAGCGGCTGTTCGGCCGGGCGACCGTGCACGTCGATGTGCCGCCCGGACCGGTGCACGTCGCGGCCGTGGACCGGGACATGGTCGGGGCGCGGGAGATGGCCGACGACGCGGTCGCGCGGGCCGACCGGGCGCGCGCCCTCGCGGTGCGGCCGGAGCGGTGGGCCCGCTGA
- a CDS encoding PH domain-containing protein, whose protein sequence is MNEQPQMMPPEPYRQRSREEAFGPPQGAQWWRLSPRYRWHRRLSALAVVVLGGPLGALVVSRSAGAAGVLLWTAAVLIGFVLAWVAAEQEFQAWGFLERADDLVVTSGVFGRRVVIVPYGRMQFVDVTSGPLEQVLGLATVRLHTAAATTDARIPGLPTAVADQLRDRLARRGDEGSGL, encoded by the coding sequence ATGAACGAGCAGCCGCAGATGATGCCGCCGGAACCGTACCGTCAGCGCAGCCGTGAGGAGGCGTTCGGTCCGCCGCAGGGCGCGCAGTGGTGGCGGTTGTCGCCGCGCTACCGCTGGCACAGGCGGCTGTCCGCACTCGCGGTGGTGGTCCTCGGCGGTCCGCTGGGCGCGCTGGTGGTCTCCCGGTCGGCGGGCGCGGCCGGAGTGCTGCTGTGGACGGCCGCGGTGCTCATCGGGTTCGTCCTCGCGTGGGTGGCCGCCGAGCAGGAGTTCCAGGCGTGGGGATTCCTGGAGCGCGCGGACGACCTCGTCGTCACGTCCGGCGTCTTCGGGCGCCGTGTCGTCATCGTGCCTTACGGGCGGATGCAGTTCGTCGATGTCACGTCGGGGCCGCTGGAGCAGGTGCTCGGGCTCGCGACGGTCCGGCTGCACACCGCCGCGGCGACCACGGACGCGCGCATCCCCGGCCTGCCGACCGCGGTGGCCGACCAGTTGCGCGACAGGCTCGCCCGGCGCGGGGACGAGGGGTCGGGTCTGTGA
- a CDS encoding NADH-quinone oxidoreductase subunit D — translation METRTVGIGAGAKELGTEDMILNIGPQHPSTHGVLRLRLTLDGERIAACEPILGYMHRGAEKLFEVRDLRQIIMLANRHDWLSAFSNELGVVLAAERMLGMEVPERAVWARTLLAELNRILNHLMFLGSYPLEVGAITPMFYAFREREEIQRVLEEVSGGRMHYMFNRVGGLKEDLPFGWIERTRQAVALVRSRMGDISDLILGNEIFRARTRGIGVLSREQVLQYGVSGPIARASGVDFDLRRDEPYLAYGELDVPVVTRTEGDCLARFECLLDQTHVSLGLADACLDRLAELPPGPVNQRLPKILKIPYGHTYAWTENPLGLNGYFLVSRGEKTPWRLKLRSASFNNIHVLPELLEGLLVADMIAILGSMFFVVGDIDR, via the coding sequence ATGGAGACGCGCACAGTCGGGATCGGCGCCGGGGCCAAGGAGCTGGGCACCGAGGACATGATCCTCAACATCGGGCCGCAGCACCCGTCCACCCACGGCGTGCTCCGGCTGCGCCTCACCCTGGACGGCGAGCGCATCGCCGCGTGCGAGCCGATCCTCGGATACATGCACCGCGGCGCCGAGAAGCTGTTCGAGGTGCGCGACCTGCGCCAGATCATCATGCTGGCCAACCGGCACGACTGGCTGTCGGCCTTCTCCAACGAACTCGGCGTCGTGCTCGCCGCGGAGCGGATGCTGGGCATGGAGGTGCCGGAGCGGGCCGTCTGGGCGCGCACGCTCCTCGCCGAACTGAACAGGATCCTCAACCACCTCATGTTCCTCGGGTCCTACCCCCTGGAGGTCGGTGCGATCACCCCGATGTTCTACGCGTTCCGGGAACGAGAGGAGATCCAGCGCGTTCTGGAGGAGGTCTCCGGCGGCCGCATGCACTACATGTTCAACCGGGTGGGCGGCCTCAAGGAGGATCTGCCCTTCGGCTGGATCGAACGGACCCGTCAGGCCGTCGCGCTCGTCCGGTCCCGGATGGGCGACATCTCCGACCTCATCCTCGGCAACGAGATCTTCCGCGCGCGCACCCGCGGCATCGGCGTCCTGTCCCGCGAGCAGGTCCTCCAGTACGGGGTGAGCGGGCCGATCGCGCGGGCGTCCGGCGTCGACTTCGACCTGCGCCGCGACGAGCCCTACCTCGCCTACGGCGAACTCGACGTCCCCGTCGTCACCCGGACCGAAGGCGACTGCCTCGCGCGCTTCGAGTGCCTGCTCGACCAGACGCACGTGTCACTCGGCCTCGCCGACGCCTGCCTCGACCGGCTCGCGGAACTCCCGCCGGGACCGGTCAACCAGCGGCTCCCCAAGATCCTCAAGATCCCCTACGGCCACACCTACGCCTGGACCGAGAACCCACTCGGCCTCAACGGCTACTTCCTCGTCTCCCGCGGCGAGAAGACGCCGTGGCGCCTGAAACTGCGCAGCGCGAGCTTCAACAACATCCACGTCCTCCCCGAACTCCTCGAGGGGCTCCTGGTCGCCGACATGATCGCCATCCTCGGCAGCATGTTCTTCGTCGTCGGCGACATCGACCGCTGA
- a CDS encoding DUF3180 domain-containing protein, which produces MKATRPSVLLALVLVPALVVWALLRGFYSQLPPLPWTAVPTFLLLAVGEAFTGVGTRNKILHKSAAETARPVDPLSVARLAVLGKASAHAAAVLAGVFLGFVLHVAGDLDKPTLRHDFYVSAATALSALVLMGAGLFLEWCCRIPEDKDDDKR; this is translated from the coding sequence GTGAAGGCGACCCGCCCCTCGGTGCTCCTCGCGCTGGTCCTGGTGCCGGCGCTCGTGGTGTGGGCGCTGCTGCGCGGTTTCTACAGTCAGCTTCCCCCGCTGCCGTGGACCGCGGTCCCCACGTTCCTGCTGCTCGCGGTCGGTGAGGCGTTCACCGGGGTCGGCACCCGGAACAAGATCCTGCACAAGTCCGCGGCGGAGACGGCCAGGCCGGTCGATCCGCTGAGCGTCGCGCGGCTCGCGGTGCTGGGGAAGGCCAGCGCGCACGCGGCGGCGGTCCTGGCGGGCGTCTTCTTGGGGTTCGTCCTGCATGTCGCGGGGGATCTGGACAAGCCGACGCTGCGGCACGACTTCTATGTGAGCGCCGCGACCGCGCTGTCGGCCCTGGTCCTCATGGGCGCGGGCCTGTTCCTCGAGTGGTGCTGCCGCATCCCCGAGGACAAGGACGACGACAAGCGCTAG
- the folK gene encoding 2-amino-4-hydroxy-6-hydroxymethyldihydropteridine diphosphokinase: MNAEDDRTLTGGHMLSDHRVVFSLGSNLGDRLDNLQEAVDALFDAPGLTVRAISRVYETAPWGGVEQDDFLNVVVVASTRLAPMTLLDRVLSIEESMRRERVVRWGPRTLDIDIVLYEGVTSADPALMLPHPRAHERAFVLSPWLELDPEAVLEPHGRVADLVAGLTDQVVTVRDDLALQLPS; the protein is encoded by the coding sequence ATGAACGCAGAAGACGACCGCACCCTCACCGGCGGTCACATGCTTTCCGACCACAGGGTCGTGTTCTCGCTCGGCAGCAACCTCGGCGACCGGCTGGACAACCTCCAGGAGGCCGTGGACGCGCTGTTCGATGCCCCGGGCCTGACGGTCCGGGCCATCTCGCGCGTCTATGAGACCGCCCCCTGGGGCGGTGTCGAGCAGGACGACTTCCTCAACGTCGTGGTGGTCGCCTCGACCAGGCTCGCGCCGATGACGCTGCTGGACCGGGTCCTGTCGATCGAGGAGTCGATGCGCAGGGAGCGGGTGGTCCGCTGGGGGCCGCGCACCCTCGACATCGACATCGTCCTGTACGAGGGCGTCACGTCGGCGGATCCGGCGCTCATGCTGCCGCACCCGCGCGCGCACGAGCGGGCGTTCGTCCTTTCGCCCTGGTTGGAGCTCGACCCGGAGGCGGTGCTCGAACCGCACGGCCGGGTCGCCGATCTCGTCGCGGGGCTGACCGATCAAGTCGTCACGGTTCGGGACGACCTGGCCCTCCAGCTCCCCTCGTGA
- the folB gene encoding dihydroneopterin aldolase, with the protein MDRIELRGLRARGHHGVLPAERELGQEFVVDAVLSLDLRPAAEKDDVTLTVHYGELASALVEVVTGEPVDLIETLAERLAEVCLADQRVRSAEVTVHKPAAPIPHPFADVAVTIFRSRG; encoded by the coding sequence ATGGATCGGATTGAGCTGCGCGGACTGCGCGCACGGGGACACCACGGGGTCCTCCCGGCCGAGCGCGAGCTCGGGCAGGAGTTCGTCGTGGACGCCGTCCTGAGCCTTGATCTGCGTCCGGCGGCGGAGAAGGACGACGTCACGCTCACGGTCCATTACGGGGAGTTGGCTTCGGCCCTGGTGGAAGTGGTCACCGGGGAGCCGGTCGATCTCATCGAGACGCTCGCGGAGCGGCTCGCCGAGGTGTGCCTGGCCGATCAGCGGGTACGCAGCGCCGAGGTCACCGTGCACAAGCCCGCGGCGCCGATCCCCCACCCGTTCGCCGACGTCGCCGTCACGATCTTCAGGAGCCGCGGATGA
- a CDS encoding nuclear transport factor 2 family protein has translation MCVDEAAAVEAANANFYTAFENGDLDLMHEVWADGDWADTVTCVHPGWTMLRGRDEVMRSWALIMANTAYIQFVLTDVRTEVRGDQAVLTCEENILTADEDDEGFIAGGSVVSTKVFVREEGRWRLWVNHGSPVLDGTDDDGSD, from the coding sequence CTGTGCGTGGATGAAGCAGCCGCGGTAGAGGCCGCCAATGCCAACTTCTATACGGCATTCGAGAACGGGGACCTTGACCTCATGCACGAGGTCTGGGCCGATGGGGACTGGGCCGACACGGTGACGTGCGTGCACCCGGGCTGGACCATGCTGCGGGGACGGGACGAGGTCATGCGCTCCTGGGCGCTGATCATGGCCAACACCGCGTACATCCAGTTCGTGCTGACCGATGTGCGGACCGAGGTGCGCGGTGATCAGGCGGTCCTGACCTGCGAGGAGAACATTCTCACGGCCGACGAGGACGACGAGGGATTCATCGCCGGGGGAAGCGTCGTGTCCACCAAGGTGTTCGTACGAGAAGAGGGGCGTTGGCGCCTGTGGGTGAACCACGGTTCACCGGTGCTCGACGGAACGGACGACGATGGATCGGATTGA
- the folP gene encoding dihydropteroate synthase: MGVVNVTPDSFSDGGEWFDQERAVKHGLELVKDGADIIDVGGESTRPGAQRVSLKEELRRVVPVVAALAAEGVAVSVDTMRGEVAAAAVEAGAKLLNDVSGGLADPDMAPVVAAAGVPYVVMHWRGHGHEMHTRTQYRDVVADVERELRTRVDAVIAQGVDPSMIVLDPGLGFSKEPAHNWRLLAVTRELGRDFPVLVGASRKRFLGKLLADADGTPRPFAECDDATLAVTAIAALEGAWCVRVHNVKPNADAVRVAAAIGSVRG, translated from the coding sequence ATGGGGGTGGTGAATGTCACTCCTGACTCGTTCAGTGATGGGGGGGAGTGGTTCGATCAGGAGCGGGCGGTGAAGCATGGGCTTGAGTTGGTGAAGGACGGGGCCGACATCATTGATGTCGGGGGGGAGTCGACTCGGCCTGGGGCGCAGCGGGTTTCGCTCAAGGAGGAGTTGCGCAGGGTGGTGCCGGTGGTGGCGGCGCTCGCGGCGGAGGGTGTCGCGGTGAGCGTCGACACGATGCGGGGTGAGGTGGCGGCGGCCGCGGTGGAGGCCGGGGCGAAGCTGCTCAACGATGTGAGCGGGGGGCTCGCGGATCCGGACATGGCGCCGGTCGTCGCGGCGGCTGGGGTGCCCTATGTGGTGATGCACTGGCGCGGGCATGGGCACGAGATGCACACGCGGACGCAGTACCGGGATGTCGTGGCGGATGTGGAGCGGGAGCTGCGGACCCGGGTCGACGCGGTGATCGCGCAGGGCGTGGATCCGTCGATGATCGTGCTGGACCCGGGGCTGGGGTTCTCCAAGGAACCGGCGCACAACTGGCGGTTGCTCGCGGTCACCCGTGAGCTGGGCCGGGACTTCCCGGTGCTGGTGGGCGCGTCCCGCAAGCGGTTCCTCGGCAAGCTGCTCGCCGACGCCGACGGCACCCCGCGCCCGTTCGCCGAATGTGACGACGCGACACTCGCGGTGACCGCGATCGCCGCGCTGGAAGGCGCCTGGTGCGTGCGGGTGCACAACGTGAAGCCGAACGCGGACGCGGTGAGGGTCGCCGCCGCCATAGGCTCTGTGCGTGGATGA